The genome window atcAGACAGGAAAATTATGTTCAAGAGATGAAATTTTTGAACAACAATAGGTGAAcaacttttttctgaaaaacttgTGAAGAAACGTTTACAGGTAATCTAGTGTCAGATCAGAAAGATATTCCAACAGGTCCTTGCTCAAatttgggttggatttttttgttttggtttgttttttttatagtaACTTGGGTAATGGAATAAAGAAAATACCcatgtaaaatatttgaaagacagCAACCTGGAAGGGATTACAAGTATTTCGGAGGACAGGCTTGGAGTTCACAATGATCTTGGCAAGTTGGGGAGGCAgtgtcaaaaaaacccaaagcaaatgTGATGAAATTCAGTAGCCAGGTGAAAATTAATATAGAAATGAGAAACAGACATGCAAAGTGTGGAGAATGTGATTGCAGTTCAACAGAAGGTTCTTTTGGCTATTTGGAGTGAGGAGGACAGGAACTACTTCTGCTTGCACTAACATTGAAAGAAGTGTTCATCAAAAACTACAGCCCATATTTTTAGGTGTGGAAACTGAAAAAGCTTAAAggcattaaaatgttaaatgagAAGGTGATAGATTCCCCACTTCCAGGGGCAAAGTGGGGTTGAGGTTGGGTACAATGGCAGTAAGAATGGAGCTACTGTGAAGAGTTTTCTCAGGAGTGCATCTTTTTTGCTGTACCAAGAAATAAAGACCACAcagaagaacaggaggaagtatatgaagcagaaaagagGACCTCAAGAGTGAGAGGGCGGTAGAGGGGGGGGAGATAAAAAATGGAGCTTTTGCttgagaagaaacagaataattGGTGCATTTAAGACAATTCAAATCCAGAAATACTTCTCTGATACTGCTTTTATGAAAATCAAAGTTAAGCAAAACACAGTGAAAGACTTGTGTGATCTGAGATCAAGAGAAGGCAGGGGAAGAGACCAGTATTTTTATAAGTTTGTCTTAAAATATTAGTAGCACTTGAATAGATGTTATTTggatttaatatttaatttaatttaatattttcttttcttttttaaataagcctGAGTGGTATTTAACACAAGTACTTATGTGGATTGGAAATCATGCAAAGTTCCTTGATGACAAAATCCAGCCAATACTGGACAAGGCAGGATCTTCAGTGAATGCTGGGGTAAGTACTTGGatggttttatatatatatgaacacATAAGTTAACTTCTGATAGATATTTGTGTAAGCCTACTTCCACTGATTTCACTAAGTATGTGATGAGACTTAACTCGGTCTAGTAGCAGTTTGTTATGTACATGTTTGGACATATTAATACTTCCTATCTCTGACATTttattcactgttttctttcaaaagcttGAATTCTCTCGTGCTCTAGTAATGCTGATTTTGGAGAAGCTGGCTGCTGATATTCCATGCCTGTTGTATGATGATGCACTCTTTTGTCACCTTGTGGATGAGGTACTTCTATTTGAGAGAGAGTTATACAGCGTTCATGGTTATCTCAGCAGCTTTCCCAGTTGCATGCATATTCTTTCAGAAGAATCCTGCTTCCAAAGGTGGctaacagtggaaaaaaaatgtaagactTCCAGTGGATTTTGTTGGCCTTTATATTGCACAATCAGAAAGTATGTGTATACTTACACAAATAGCCTTCTCAAACAGGATGAGTCACTTGGACAGGGCTACTACATAAGACACACGTATTTTTATACTCTGTGATTATTTTGACTAAGAATTGGTTAGACTCTAATAGTGCTGCTGTAGTTTGTAGGACTCTTGCCCCTAAGCTGTGGGGAATCCAGTAggcttatttttagaaaaatgttacaTCTATGTGTGTGCAGGCAAGGATGGACTTTAACTTGAAATAGGGGAAGGGTATTAACTtgtgaaaaataaagaggaagtATATTGGAAAGGAGCAAGCCAActattaaacaaaacaaaaaccccaattAACTCTGGCATAGTTAACAGCATTGCAAATGCAGTATATTGAAGCTGGTTTTGTATGAAGCCAGTCATCAGTAGTTTTTATAAccttgaaaatgtaaaatttaacTTACTAGAGATAAGGCTtttgtgtttatatattttagagggggttttgttgttgtttttttaattaaaaacttgcACAAAATTTGTAAATTGTTTTATCTCAGTTGCTCTCCAGAAAATGGACTCAATGCTTTCATCAGAGGCTGCATGGATATCACAATACAAAGATATCACTGATGTAGATGAAATGAAAGTCCCAGACTGTGCTGAAACTTTTATGACTCTGTTGTTAGTTATAACAGGTAATTATTAATCTACAGGCATTGCTCTTGTTTGTAATGAATAGCGAAAAAACTTCAGCTAACAGATTTCTTTACTAAATATCCATTGTCAGCAGTAGTCACCAAATAATGTTCCAAAGTTGTGATGTTTGCAATTTAATAAAATCTTTCCTGTTCGTTTTGTATTTTGGACACTAACTCAGGCATGAATAATCTTGAGCTAGTGAcatgtttacaaaaaaataattaaaaaaatatgtttgataTTTAGCATGTTAAAACTCCTTCATACTTAGAGACTATGATTTGTTACAatgcagtaataaaaaaatcctactaTTCCTTTTGAATCTGTGACAATTTAGAAGCTATTAAGTAACGTCTGCTTTCTTGGAACAGAATATAAGAGCAGGTAAGTTTTCAGGAGACACTTAATTGCATATTCAATGGCTTTATCTTATTCTGAGTACGCTTTAGGGGCCACATTGGATAGTATGGTATAATCACATATTGCTTAAAGTATTAGAATAGAAAATGCTAGTGGAATCAGGAGGGGGAAGAATGTAGGTTTTTTACATGTTTAGCTTTTGCATTGAGTATTTTCCCTGAAATTGTTAATGTTAGCTGTTTTAAATACCGTATGATGTCCTCACAGGTGTAAGGTTGTGTAGTAAGATGActgtaatgtttctttttaaaaagcttttattcaGTGTTGCAAAGcctaaaaacattttattaatgtCTTTCCAGACAGGTATAAGAATCTTCCAACAGCTTCCAGAAAACTACAGTTCCTGGGCCTACAGAAGGAGTTAGTTGATGATTTCAGGATACGATTAACTCAAGTAATGAAGGAAGAGACTAGAGCTTCCTTAGGCTTCCGATACTGTGCAATCCTTAATGCTGTGAACTATATAGCAACAGTGTTGGCAGACTGGGCTGACAATGTAGTAAGTgattattttacttaaaaaaaatttttacaaaTGGACTTTGGATGTTTCTTTCATAACAAACACTTTATTTTCAGCAGTATTTATCTAAATGTATTCAGAggaattactgaaaaaatagaATGAGATGTAAATTCAGATTTCATAAAAGATGTATAAGGACAGATTATTGTTTGAGATCTAAGCTGTATTGATTATAATGCAAAGAGAGCCTGAGGAATGGAATAATCTGAACAGACAAAAAAGTAGTCTGCTTTACATGTTTGGTATTGTAAAAAAATAGTGAGTTCATTTTGGAGATCTCTGAGCCAGTGTTAACAGCATTGATGTTGAAGTGTGTGCAGCAGCCTATGCACAATGCTTGAACTACTCCCATGGCAGGTTAGGTTAAATGGATTCAGCATGGCTATCTGCGTTGCCACACGGTGTAGGTGTTGCTCAGAAAAGCCACTTGCTGATAACTGGGAATTGggaattaattattttgctaTGTCATAGCCTGGTGGCAGTGTGGCTGTTCTGTAGCATTTCAGCTTTTCTATGGTTATTGGTATAAAAGGTCAAAATAACCTGTTGCATGTAAAGTGTGTAGAAACGGGTATTGTGTGTGAGACGAGCAGCCTCCAAATTCTTTTTGTCTTCGCAGGAAACTGTGGCTCTAGCAGAGGATAATCTTGACTTGATAGGACAGCAGCCTTCATGTTGTATAGCTGCGTCGACCTAAGTGGCTCAATCtgcttaaaagcaaaaccaactaGTTACCGCTATGTCACATTAAACTCGAtccattttcttgctgttgtcAGCCCAGCAAACTTATGATTTAATGAACGATTATTTCTAAAAGGAATTACAATTAAAGACTAGTTTACTTTTGCaaacattaaaaaggtcaaaattagggtgttgggattttttttaagcattctgGTGTCaatcttaaaaatatctttttagtATTTCTCTAGATCTATTCCCATTACCTATCTACTGTTGTATCTGAAACCTGTATCAGTTCCATCACTAGGATTATAAACcaccatgttttgtttttcactaaATTAGGACTATGGGGAAAGATAAAGtggttttaaaatcttaaaattttaagtttctAAATTTGTCAGGAGAGTGTTTTCTAGAACCATGCCTATTAAAGTACCAATGAAAAGTTCAAATGGTAAGATTATTTTTCGTAGTATTCATATCTGGGTTTGTTTCTCTAGTTCTTCTTGCAGCTACAGCAGGCCGAACTGGAGGTTCGTGCAGAAAGTAACGCTGTCAGTAAACTACAGCTAGGGCAGCTGGCTTCAATGGAGAGTTCTGTCTTTGATGAAATGATTAACCTCCTGGAACGCCTGAAACATGACATGCTGACTCGTCAGGTAGATCATGTCTTCAGGGAGGTCAGAGATGCTGCAAAGCTGTACAAAAAAGAGAGGTGAGTTTACTCTCTTCCCATATTACAACAttatttcctgttaaaaatacTGAGGTAAAGGCAGGAACAGCTAAtaggcaaaattattttcctgaataGGAATGGCACAGGGTAGTAAGTTTTGGAAAATTCTCTTAACACCTATTCAAGACTTTTAATGCTATGTTTTCTGAAGTAGTTCCACGATTAGTGGGCGTGTTATGTTAAAAACCCTAGGAAAAATTCTGGATCACTCTAGTTTGGACAAGAATAATATTCTTCGTAGTAGTATTAAAGAGTTAGTATGAAATGGTCTGTAATGACTTCTCTCTTCGCAGACTCTTAGGGCTTCTTGAATGTTTGCTCCTGAGTACAGTTTCTGAAGTACTTCATAAAAGGAATGCAACTACTCGATGATTTTCTAGATTAGATGGCATTTCTCTGAACAGCACGTTCAGAGATTGATAACTAAAGCTTGAGTTTAACATTAAATGAAGTTTAAACATAGCATTAGACTGTGATTACTTTTAGATTTGAAATGGGAAAGAACGAACTCTCTCTGAACCGTTGTAAAtgggtaagattttttttttttaaaggataattTTAACTTCAGTTGTAATATGAATAATTTCACTATGACTTCAATGTGATAATTTCTTTCAGGTGGTTATCTTTACCATCTCAAGCAGAGCAAGCAGTAATGTCTTTATCAAGCACAGCTTGCCCAATGTTGTTGACCCTACGAGACCGCTTGCTACAACTagaacagcagctctgtcactCACTGTTCAAAATTTTCTGGCAAATGCTTGCAGAGAAAGTGGATATATACATATATCAGGAAGTAGGTATCAGCAAAATGTGACCTATGCAATACAATATAGGTGTGACTGGCTTAAACAGTAGATGCACCTCTGTGTTTGCAGATAATTATGGCAAATCATTTCAACGAAGGAGGAGCAGCACAACTCCAGTTTGACATGAGTAGAAATCTGTTCCCTTTATTTTCACACTACTGCAAGAGGCCAGAGAACTACTTCAAACAGTAAGTAGGCAAACTTCTGATCTGTTGGTATTTCTGAAGTGAATGTCCAGATGAATACACGTGTTTTATGTGTCACCAAGGTTTTTTTCACAGTTAGTTTTGATCCACACTTAAAATATGTGGATCGTTTATGCTTCCAATTTTTACAACTAGGAAAGTTTTGATTCTGTAGCACATACTGAGCAACAGACTGTGGCATGTGTTCTGGAGTATTTTGTGCAGTCAGGATGTCTATATAAATTAACTTATGGAAGGAATGTAAGTAGCACAGACTTCCAAAACTGGGGCCAAAGAATATACTCAAAGATATAGTTAAAACACAATAAACTTTATTTATTGTTAGAAGAAAGACTACTTTAAGCTATGTTCCCGCTCAGAATTGCCTTGCATAGCAGTCTAGTTGCTTTCATTGATGGAAAGAAGCTACCTTCTTTGTGGTTAGTCTTTTTTAAATAGCCTAGTCTTGTAAAGAGTCCGGTGCTAAACTCCTAGGTTAATTGGGGCAGaaatcttaatattttaaaatcaatatagAGCATGGCATTCAGTTTTGAACACTTGAAGGCAAAGATTAAAAATGCCAATATATAAAGTGGAACATAGCATCTTCAGgtttaaggttttttttagCACATCACTTTCGTAAAGGTAATTGATACATACGTATTATTCCCAGAGTAAGAGGACACAGATGTACAAAGGAACtgtaaaaaataatgcataatGGGTACATGGCTATGTATCATATTTAGACTAGAAACAGTGTGACAAAGACAGGGTATCTGTTTGCTCCCTAATGATACTAATTTTCAGATTCTAGCAACTGTCAAACTGTGCTCTTAAAATATACTGAATAAGAAGTTTCTAATTATCTTAGGGGAAAATGTAGTTGGGGAAAGCCAGACAGATTAAGTGGTAAAttctattctgtatttttaataatggtGGAAAAACTTCAGCAGCGAAAGCCAGGCCGAGCACTAAGAGGCAAAGTATTGATGCTTATGAAATGCACATATGTAACAGAAAAGACTTAGACAGTGAGAACAAGTATACTGTATACCATTTGCCTTGAACTAAGCAGTACTTTCCAGTTCAGTACTTCGGATCCTTTTCAGAAGTCcgtggaggtttttttgttaatcACTGTGTGCACAAAATTAAGTGTCTCTCATGGGTGCTTCTCATATTAATCCATGTAACTTTCCCCTCTAGCATAAAAGAAGCCTGCATTATCCTGAACCTGAATATTGGCTCTGCCTTACTTCTGAAGGATGTACTGCAGTcagcttcagaaaatgaaacattaaagCCAAACCAGCCATCTGCAACAGCAGCACTAAATGAACTTGGAGTTTATAAATTAGCTCAAAAGGATGTTGAGATTCTTCTCAATTTGAGAGCTAGTTGGccaaatacaggaaaataaagactGCTTCAGAAATGGTTAATAACTTGGTCTAGATTActtatttcaaacaaaagcaaagcgAATATGTTGTAATATACttgagttgtttttttcaatGCTGAGTGACTGGTTTAATCTAATCTTATGCCTTATTGTataaggttttttaaaaaaaaatcgaaATGCTGCTGACTTGGTTTTGAACTGCGCAGATCTTATTTTCCATAGCCACCTTGCCATTGCATTTAGAAGCTAAAACTGTTTTCATCTCTAATGAATATGTCTGCATTGTCAATCATCTTGTGTGCTGTAACATCATTCCAAGCAATACAGAGTATTTACAGTGTAAATACACCTGTGTACAATACAGACAACTACTCCTTATGAGGTGGTCCACCTTCAGTTAAACACAGATGTTTTACATCTCTAAATGGCAGGTAATGGATGTTCTGTATTAAAATGCATATGTACAGAACACAGAAGGAAGGAATATgtcacttcattttctttattcatactaattcagtttttttctttgctgtacCAGAGTcgctcctatttttttttttaaagtttctccTTAAAAATTGCATAAATACTGTGTTAAAAGtttgaaaatagcattttaCTTGAAATTGCTACCTTTCTTCAACTGTGgacatttcctttaaaaaaaacaagcccaAAAACCAACTTAGGAAACAGCTTAACTCTTAATTTTATTCAATGGTAATGAGCCAACAGGTAACAACCCCTTACTGTAAGCTACAAAATGAAGGAGGGGACTCCAAATCACTGTTTTAGTTGCGTAAGAGATCTCTACCTTTTTTTAACCATCTAATTGTATTAAGAAAAGCAGTTCTCAAAAGATAGACCTCCAGTGCCTGGTAAACATGAACAAGTTCTTGTCATCTTCTAGCTGATTGATTGCTCAAatagggcagggaggggaatgAGAAAAAGAGTACTGCTTAAAATCAGCTGTCCACAGCTGACAAACCAGAAGCATTGAGCAAGGTgcctatttttaatatatatagcAGACCGCTGCTCAAACTAGTACACAGCCCAGCTCTCcagcatctttttcttcctaagacagaaaaaaaagaattctagTTAGATAACAATGAGGATAATTAGTTCCAGTTACCTTTCAGTGATTGCAACAGTTAACAAAAAATTGCCCCTAGAACCATACCTTGACTATGAGAAATTATTATAACTCTGAGCTTGTTTCACCTACAGCTGTAGTACCACCTCTGGCAAAGAGGCCAGCACTGCTTTGCTATTTCACATTTCTGGATCAGTATTCGAATCCCTGGGCTACCTGATGATCATCTGTCTGACCTGAGAGGTAGGTGATCTGAGAGGTCTGCTTCAAGAGCATCCTGGAACTGAGACAGTGGAGGAAAATGCCGAGTTTGGTTCAGGTTACAGCAAGCCCCTTTCAAAATCTTGGAATGCAAAGTAAAGGGGTTAAGCTTTAAACCAGCAAGTCCTTTAAttatatgcttttttaaataaaaagtaaatctcAGTATAGTATCTCCTGTGCGTATCTAtctgcccccctccccaaaagaaaaaaaccctttcaatTAAACTTACACTTCTTCCTTGAATACATCTAGCGTGATATTCACATCATCTCCAAGCTGCAGATCCTCAGTGCTCAGTCCCAATGTTTTAAGAGCTAAAGTTAAGGAAAGAGAATGTCCCATGCAAGTCTTGGGAAGATTAATTTAACATCTTAAACTGGCCTAGGTCTAATAAGAAGTAGatacatgtaatttttttaactttccaaGTTCCGGGTTGTGTATTGGCAGCTGGGCAGATGCTTTTCAAGCATACATATGCGTAGCTTTGAAACTATTTTGATAATTCTGTGCAagcacgcacacacacagacgAACACTTCA of Haliaeetus albicilla chromosome 14, bHalAlb1.1, whole genome shotgun sequence contains these proteins:
- the RINT1 gene encoding RAD50-interacting protein 1; translated protein: MKSIAEKENMATVAVGKKEVTKDLDHCDIPYYVSEFVEREVGNDYDSLRKLDNLIDKLSENKKQLEEQVLTVSSEVPKRIQNALKNAEDSKKSLSRLLEEETLLSDSINSHLLKAQPWMEDLDVLISQVEEIERHLAYLKWISRIEELSDRIQQYLMTNNVPEAASTLAFMAELDIKLQESSCSHLLAFVRSTVKFWHKILKDKLSSDFEEVLTQLRWPFVGPPQSQALGLAAPASAPDVYNNLEMLFSQLLKLQTSDELLTKPKQLPEKYSLPPSPPIILPIQIMLNPLQKRFKYHFTGNKQTNVLNKPEWYLTQVLMWIGNHAKFLDDKIQPILDKAGSSVNAGLEFSRALVMLILEKLAADIPCLLYDDALFCHLVDEVLLFERELYSVHGYLSSFPSCMHILSEESCFQRWLTVEKKFALQKMDSMLSSEAAWISQYKDITDVDEMKVPDCAETFMTLLLVITDRYKNLPTASRKLQFLGLQKELVDDFRIRLTQVMKEETRASLGFRYCAILNAVNYIATVLADWADNVFFLQLQQAELEVRAESNAVSKLQLGQLASMESSVFDEMINLLERLKHDMLTRQVDHVFREVRDAAKLYKKERWLSLPSQAEQAVMSLSSTACPMLLTLRDRLLQLEQQLCHSLFKIFWQMLAEKVDIYIYQEIIMANHFNEGGAAQLQFDMSRNLFPLFSHYCKRPENYFKHIKEACIILNLNIGSALLLKDVLQSASENETLKPNQPSATAALNELGVYKLAQKDVEILLNLRASWPNTGK